One Helicobacter cetorum MIT 00-7128 DNA window includes the following coding sequences:
- a CDS encoding lysozyme inhibitor LprI family protein: protein MIKRAVLLVVLLALNVSALDCNKPKNQLLPKCAHQDNKEDNRIELLLDETHKNLIDELASMHDFDKYRPQEIKRMLEQSQKEWVKFTNQECMALNMLVSPNITYKESPIYHTCYENYAQQRIQTLNDFYQESKRTKKAMLQEEKSQQNSKNEKISKKSSSKNKHDEKKLELQSNKKESKQEQQEIKISSQKSASPKPTQALLPQTPPPNNQMKQASLDSASKYYLQVGAFMNTPNKAFLQTLKTFSYKLEKRDVLTHYLIGPYKSKEEALEHVNYIAKKFENAPIVVESH from the coding sequence TTGATAAAAAGAGCTGTATTATTGGTTGTGTTATTGGCTTTAAATGTGTCTGCCCTAGATTGCAACAAACCCAAAAACCAACTACTTCCTAAATGTGCCCACCAAGACAATAAAGAAGACAATCGCATTGAATTGCTACTTGATGAAACCCATAAGAACCTTATAGATGAATTGGCAAGCATGCATGACTTTGATAAATATAGGCCTCAAGAAATCAAAAGAATGTTAGAGCAAAGCCAAAAAGAGTGGGTAAAATTTACTAATCAAGAGTGCATGGCACTTAACATGCTTGTGAGTCCAAATATTACCTATAAGGAAAGCCCTATCTATCACACTTGCTATGAGAATTATGCCCAACAGCGCATTCAAACCCTCAATGATTTTTATCAAGAGAGCAAGAGAACCAAAAAAGCAATGCTCCAAGAGGAAAAATCACAGCAAAATTCAAAGAATGAAAAAATTTCAAAAAAATCTTCTTCAAAGAATAAGCATGATGAGAAAAAGCTAGAGTTACAATCCAATAAAAAAGAGAGCAAACAAGAGCAACAAGAGATAAAAATATCATCTCAAAAATCAGCTTCACCTAAGCCTACTCAAGCACTATTGCCCCAAACGCCACCCCCAAACAATCAGATGAAACAGGCTAGTTTAGATAGTGCGAGCAAATATTATTTGCAAGTAGGGGCATTTATGAATACGCCTAATAAAGCGTTTTTGCAAACACTAAAAACTTTTTCTTATAAACTTGAAAAAAGAGATGTTTTGACGCACTATCTCATTGGCCCTTATAAAAGCAAAGAAGAGGCATTAGAGCATGTCAACTATATTGCCAAAAAGTTTGAAAATGCGCCCATTGTTGTGGAATCGCATTAA
- a CDS encoding outer membrane protein yields MLKTKNKHSVKRKFLLALALSCNTLSADSFKDAFTKGDFIFAGNKVESPTKRYADKSAFYMGLGYQLGSIQHNNTNINLTSAQVAIKDKSYTLLNSALSPTYKRSYVSNGFGLMLGYKWVGKHKETKWFGFRWGLFYDMSASVYGRGNLSYNGYNTFTANPFAYQKTESIVISTYGTYMDLLLNAYNGDKFFAGFSVGVAFAGVNYDLSDKKTYKNYLKSAFGGKINDNAFQFLVNLGVRLGGKHNQFGFGIKIPTYYLNNYMAMNNPHNDEKDILKTTALLKGGNIVSLPYREVFRRNYSIYFNYIYSF; encoded by the coding sequence ATGTTAAAAACTAAGAATAAACATTCTGTCAAGAGAAAATTTTTACTTGCTTTGGCTTTGTCTTGCAATACTTTGAGTGCGGATAGCTTTAAAGATGCTTTTACAAAAGGCGATTTTATTTTTGCGGGCAATAAAGTAGAATCGCCCACAAAGCGCTATGCTGATAAGAGTGCGTTCTATATGGGGCTAGGTTATCAATTAGGGAGTATCCAGCATAATAATACTAACATCAATCTTACTTCAGCACAAGTTGCTATTAAGGATAAGTCCTACACACTATTAAATTCTGCACTAAGTCCTACTTATAAACGCTCGTATGTTTCTAATGGCTTTGGGTTAATGCTTGGTTATAAATGGGTGGGTAAGCATAAAGAGACCAAGTGGTTTGGCTTTAGATGGGGGTTATTCTATGATATGAGTGCGTCTGTTTATGGTAGGGGAAACCTTTCTTATAATGGCTATAATACTTTTACTGCCAACCCTTTTGCTTATCAAAAAACAGAATCTATAGTGATTTCTACTTATGGCACTTACATGGATTTATTACTCAATGCGTATAATGGCGATAAATTTTTTGCCGGATTTAGTGTAGGGGTTGCTTTTGCTGGAGTGAATTATGATTTAAGCGACAAAAAGACTTATAAGAATTATTTAAAGAGTGCTTTTGGAGGCAAGATTAATGACAATGCTTTCCAATTTTTAGTGAATTTAGGGGTGCGTTTAGGGGGCAAACACAACCAATTTGGCTTTGGGATTAAAATCCCTACTTACTATCTCAATAATTACATGGCTATGAATAACCCCCATAATGATGAGAAAGACATCTTAAAAACAACAGCTCTGCTTAAGGGTGGCAATATCGTAAGTTTGCCTTATAGAGAAGTCTTTAGGCGTAATTATTCCATTTACTTCAACTATATCTATAGTTTCTAA